The window ACCGTCGCGGTGTTCAACGCGGTTCGGGAGCTCCGCGAGGAGGGGATCCCAGCGTACTTCTCGACGGACACGGGTGCAAGCGTCTACGTCAACACCACCGCACCCCACGTCGACGCCGTCGAGGACGCCGTCGCCGCGGTCGGCGTCGACACCGACGTCTGGGAGGTCGGCGGCCCCGCGGCGGTCCGCCCCGAGGCCGAGTCGCTGTTCTGAACGGCAGCGTCCCGGGCGGCGGCCCCGGGCGACGCGACCCACGGTCGCCACGGTCCGGTCGTCATATGTCCCTCCGGCTCCAATCGAACGTATGCGAATCGCAATCCTCGGCGCCGGCTACGCCGGCGTGACGCTCGCTCGCCGGCTGGAATCGACGCTTCCCGACGACGTCGAAGTCGTAGTGGTCGACGAGTCCGAGACCCACCTTGTCAAACACGAGGTCCACCGGGTCATCCGCCGCCCTGCGGTCGCCGACGCGATTCGGGTCCCGCTTCCGGAACTGTTCGACCGCGCGACCGTCCGGACCGAGCGGGTGGCCGGGCTGGGTCGTGACGCCCGAACGGTCCACCTGGCGGACGGCTCCGAGCTCTCCTACGACTACGCCGCGGTCTGTCTGGGGTCGGTCACCGCCGAGTACGGGATCCCGGGCGTCGCCGAGTTCGGCCTGCCGCTCGCCTCGGTCGACGACGCGCTCGCCATCCGGGCGGCGTTCCTGTCGGCGGCCGGGGTCGACGCCGACGGGGTGGAAAGCGTGGCTGACGCGTCCGCCGGATCCGTCGACGTCGTGGTCGGCGGCGCGGGGCTCTCGGGCGTCCAGACCGCGGGCGAACTCGCGGCGCTGGCCCGCGAAGAGGGCGTCGACGCCGACGTGACGCTGCTCGAACAGCTCCCCCACGTCGCCCCGAACTTCCCGGAACACTTCCGACGGGCGGTCCGCGAGGAACTGGAGTCTCGGGACGTGACGGTCTCGACCGACACGACGGTCGAACGGGCCACCGCCGATGCGGTCGAGACCGACCAGGGGACCATCGCGGCCGACGTGTTCGTCTGGACGGGCGGGATCACCGGCACGGAAGCGATGGGTGGCGACCGACCCCTGGTCCGCGACGACCTCCGGCTCGACGACCGGACGTTCGTGGTCGGCGACGCCGCGCGCGCGGTCGACGCGGACGGGGAACCTGTCCCGGCGTCGGCGTCGGCCGCGATCCGGGAAGCCCGGACGGTGGCGTCGAACCTCTCGCGGCTCGTCGAACACGACCTCGAGGAGGCCCGGGGGTTCCGACCCCGACTCGACCCCTACCGTTTCGACGTGCCAGGGTGGATCGTGACGGTCGGCGACGGGACCGTAGCCCAGCTCGGCCCCGAAGTCGTGACCGGTAAAGCGGCGCGTGCGATGAAGGCGGCAGTGGGCGCCGGCCACCTGAGTTCGGTCGGCGCGGTCCGGAACGCGGTCGACCT of the Halobellus ruber genome contains:
- a CDS encoding NAD(P)/FAD-dependent oxidoreductase gives rise to the protein MRIAILGAGYAGVTLARRLESTLPDDVEVVVVDESETHLVKHEVHRVIRRPAVADAIRVPLPELFDRATVRTERVAGLGRDARTVHLADGSELSYDYAAVCLGSVTAEYGIPGVAEFGLPLASVDDALAIRAAFLSAAGVDADGVESVADASAGSVDVVVGGAGLSGVQTAGELAALAREEGVDADVTLLEQLPHVAPNFPEHFRRAVREELESRDVTVSTDTTVERATADAVETDQGTIAADVFVWTGGITGTEAMGGDRPLVRDDLRLDDRTFVVGDAARAVDADGEPVPASASAAIREARTVASNLSRLVEHDLEEARGFRPRLDPYRFDVPGWIVTVGDGTVAQLGPEVVTGKAARAMKAAVGAGHLSSVGAVRNAVDLVESELAT